One Plasmodium coatneyi strain Hackeri chromosome 14, complete sequence genomic window carries:
- a CDS encoding Permuted Papain fold Peptidase: protein MSPFNVKLKIYDLSRGMVKLWSPFLIGKQINGVWHTAVQVYGMEYFYGGGIMCLAPSEFESYYDIQPVNIVDMGITELQQSHFHEYLNGIQPNFTEDKYNLVNWNCNNFTNEVCNFLVGKNIPQYILDTPKEVMSTTKGKLILDMMQSYQTNIAPGFETSSSLLNNENNDNNSGANDKAGCSKEPQANELPKVPSVSLDNFFNENKIENLLDEYVKNEKYNVKEKKDFLSFLKNLLDNVSTNPDVLKNRYVHVAKFPKFQSEHGNSEYNKILSSLNFFQGYIENDEVNNLQKFTIFVDPKYNKMHAFTEHLDLFLNKNVFLKNPDKTIFKMETLNFKDMCDYAAYRDKKKSNSNDVLIFISEAFLTNNFDVTNEENDLNHFNKVKAGICGDPQVEREFLSSTSDLLEGRINELHSSE from the exons ATGTCACCCTTCAATGTCAAGCTGAAGATATACGATTTGTCCAGGGGAAT GGTAAAGTTGtggtccccctttttgattggaaaacaaataaatggcGTGTGGCACACTGCCGTCCAGGTTTATGGCATGGAGTACTTTTACG GTGGAGGAATCATGTGCCTAGCTCCAAGCGAATTCGAGTCTTACTACGACATCCAGCCTGTGAACATTGTTGACATGGGAATAACCGAACTGCAACAATCGCACTTTCACGAATACCTAAACGGCATTCAGCCAAATTTTACAGAAGACAAGTACAACTTAGTTAACTGGAATTGTAACAATTTTACAAACGAAGTGTGCAATTTCTTAGttgggaaaaatattcctcaaTACATTTTGGACACCCCGAAGGAAGTCATGTCCACGACTAAGGGGAAATTAATTTTAGACATGATGCAGTCGTACCAAACGAACATCGCCCCTGGGTTTGAAACGAGCTCATCTTTATTAAACAATGAAAATAATGACAATAATAGTGGTGCAAATGACAAAGCGGGATGTAGCAAGGAACCGCAGGCTAATGAGCTCCCCAAAGTTCCAAGTGTTTCAttagataatttttttaacgaaaataaaatagaaaatttaTTGGACGAATAtgtgaagaatgaaaaatataatgtgaaggaaaaaaaagattttttaAGTTTCCTGAAAAACCTTCTAGATAACGTAAGCACAAATCCGgatgttttaaaaaaccGTTATGTGCATGTTGCGAAGTTCCCTAAGTTTCAGAGCGAACACGGAAATAGTGAATATAATAAGATTTTATCGtccttgaattttttccaaggatatatagaaaatgatgaagtgAATAATTTACAAAAGTTTACCATTTTTGTGGATCCCAAGTATAATAAAATGCACGCCTTTACAGAACATTtagatttatttttaaacaaaaatgtttttttaaagaatccAGATAAAACcattttcaaaatggaaacttTGAATTTTAAGGACATGTGTGATTATGCTGCTTATCgtgataagaagaaaagcaaCTCGAATgatgttcttatttttatatctGAAGCTTTTTTAACCAATAATTTTGACGTCACCAATGAGGAGAATGACCTTAACCATTTCAACAAGGTGAAGGCTGGGATATGTGGTGATCCGCAGGTCGAAAGGGAATTCTTGTCCAGCACGTCGGACCTTCTGGAAGGACGCATAAATGAGTTGCACTCATCCGAGTGA
- a CDS encoding Zinc finger containing protein codes for MIVENNHQEINEAYDVIYEEVKLEDFEFDETIKTFFYPCPCGDIFEVTLEGILKGEDVLRCPSCSLTIKIIYSPNDLKKYTSDA; via the coding sequence ATGATAGTTGAAAATAACCATCAAGAAATTAATGAGGCATATGACGTTATATACGAAGAAGTAAAATTAGAAGATTTCGAATTTGACGAGACgattaaaacatttttttatccgtGTCCCTGCGGAGATATTTTTGAAGTAACGCTGGAAGGAATTTTAAAGGGCGAAGATGTTTTAAGATGTCCAAGCTGCTCATTAACcattaaaataatatacagCCCGAACGACTTGAAGAAGTATACTTCGGATGCGTAA